The genomic region CTGAATGATGTTTTAACTTTCCTGATCCCAAAGGTTGAGATACATCAAATCTTTGAAATCATTCCATCCATGAATGATATTTTTATCACACGTGTTACTCAACATAACTAACATAGAACGCTATATATGAACAAGATATTATTAATAGTACAAAGGGAATATTTAAGTCGCGTCAAGAAGAAATCCTTCTTACTTACCACTTTCTTAGTTCCCCTATTCTTCATAGGCCTCTATGTCGGTACGTTCTTATTGACGCAAAAAAGTTTTGAAGACTCGAAGGCGTTGGTCTATGTGTTGGATCAAACTGATTCGGTACATCAGCAATTGAAAACAAACGAGCGTATTACCTATGCAAAATCCAATACCGAGCTGCAGGAACAGTTAAAAGAGGTTAAGGAACAAGGCGACAAAACCAGCTTATTGATTATTCCAAAGGATTTCTTCCAAACGCGGAAAATAGAATTCCTTTCCTCGGGAAAGCCGAACATCAAAATCCAAGCAGAAATCGAGAGTGAATTGGAGAAAGTTTTGTTAGCGCATGCTTACAAAGAACTGCATATCGATGCGGATAAGATCAAAAACATTAACACACAGGTTTCCACTTCGGCCAAAGAGATTACCGAATCGGGCGACACGAAAGATAGCGATACGCGCATTGCTATGGGTATAGCTATGGGATTATCGATTCTGATCTACCTGTCATTATTCCTTTACGGCGCACAAGTGATGCGCGGAATTATCGAAGAGAAATCCAGCCGTATTGTGGAAGTCATCATCTCTTCGGTGAAGCCATTTCAATTGATGATGGGTAAGATTATCGGTATTGGACTCGTCGGCATTACCCAGTTTGTGCTGTGGATTGTCCTATCATTTACCCTTTTCACTGTAGCGACAAACACCTTGATCAATAAGGAAGACCTTCAGAACCAAATGCTCCAACAGGCAAATGTAGATAAGACAGAACTCTCAGACACTAGTGCTATTGCGCTCGACATACAAACCGCCCTAGATGGCGTCAATGTCACGGAGCTTCTGATCTGCTTTTTCCTGTTTTTCCTCTTAGGCTATATGCTCTACAGCGCTTTATTTGCCGCGGTAGGCTCTGCTGTGGATTCGGAAACCGAAGCGAATCAGTTCACCATGCCAATTACGATGCCCTTGCTCCTCGCCTATTTGTTATCTTTTGGTGTCTTGATCAATGATCCTCATGGTAGCATAGCGACCTGGCTGAGCTTTATTCCCCTCACATCACCGATTGCGATGCTAGTCAGAATTCCTTTTGGTGTGCCGACCTGGCAAATCATTGTATCCTTCCTGCTCTTAGTAGGCGGATTTCTTGTTACTACTTGGGCGGCGGCTCGTATCTATCGTGTCGGTATCTTGATGTACGGTAAAAAAGCAAGCTTTAAAGAACTTATCAAATGGTTCAACTATAAAGATTAAATTAAATCAAGACATTAAGGTTGGGCCGATAAATCGCATTAAAATGAGCAGTTTAACGGCCTAACTTCATTCTGGACCGCATATTTACGACAGGTTTGTTACCCGATTCCTGTCGGTTTTTACCCAGCAATCACTTTCTTTTTCATATATTTACCCCTTTATTTTTCACATTCCATACGAACTATTATTCAAAAAATAATGGCAAATCTGATTAATCTAACCGTTTTCAAAAGGTTCCTTTCGTCGAACTATGCAGGAGGAATTCTCCTATTTTCATGTGTTATCATTTCCTTAATTATTGCGAATTCCCCTTTTGCCGAAGGATTTAATCAGTTTTTTCAACAGGTCATTGGTTACGAAAGCGAAAGCATTCAGTTAAAATACTCGGTTAAACTATGGATTGACGACGGTTTAATGGCTATCTTCTTTCTTTTGGTGGGTCTTGAAATTAAACGTGAACTTGTCGAAGGCGAACTTTCATCGCCTAAGAAAGCCGCCCTTCCTATTGTGGCTGCAATCGGCGGTGCCCTGGTACCTGCTGGAATCTACATCGCGCTGAATTTTAGCGAACCTACACATCATGGTTGGGGTATCCCAATGGCGACTGATATTGCCTTCGCATTGGCTATCATTACGCTGCTCGGCAAGAAGGTACCTGCAAGCTTAAAAATATTCTTAGCGGCATTAGCCATCGTAGATGATTTATTGGCAATCTTAGTAATCGCCATCTTTTACTCTTCCGACATGCACCTCACCTATCTGATGTATGCCGGCGGAATCATGTTGCTTCTTATTGCTTTTAACCGCTTCGGCGTTAAAAATATCTGGGCTTACCTAAT from Sphingobacterium sp. BN32 harbors:
- the nhaA gene encoding Na+/H+ antiporter NhaA, encoding MANLINLTVFKRFLSSNYAGGILLFSCVIISLIIANSPFAEGFNQFFQQVIGYESESIQLKYSVKLWIDDGLMAIFFLLVGLEIKRELVEGELSSPKKAALPIVAAIGGALVPAGIYIALNFSEPTHHGWGIPMATDIAFALAIITLLGKKVPASLKIFLAALAIVDDLLAILVIAIFYSSDMHLTYLMYAGGIMLLLIAFNRFGVKNIWAYLIPGVFIWYFVHHSGIHATIAGVLVAMTLPTTPDATESPLEKLEHALVNPVNFFIIPLFALANTNITLHEEMISGLTSPLGLGIILGLFLGKTIGIFLTSYICVKTKLANLPEEAGWKHMIGVGMLGGIGFTMSIFISMLSFKDPLFIEEAKFAVLIGSLISGLCGYFFLSSLAKKAV
- a CDS encoding ABC transporter permease; amino-acid sequence: MNKILLIVQREYLSRVKKKSFLLTTFLVPLFFIGLYVGTFLLTQKSFEDSKALVYVLDQTDSVHQQLKTNERITYAKSNTELQEQLKEVKEQGDKTSLLIIPKDFFQTRKIEFLSSGKPNIKIQAEIESELEKVLLAHAYKELHIDADKIKNINTQVSTSAKEITESGDTKDSDTRIAMGIAMGLSILIYLSLFLYGAQVMRGIIEEKSSRIVEVIISSVKPFQLMMGKIIGIGLVGITQFVLWIVLSFTLFTVATNTLINKEDLQNQMLQQANVDKTELSDTSAIALDIQTALDGVNVTELLICFFLFFLLGYMLYSALFAAVGSAVDSETEANQFTMPITMPLLLAYLLSFGVLINDPHGSIATWLSFIPLTSPIAMLVRIPFGVPTWQIIVSFLLLVGGFLVTTWAAARIYRVGILMYGKKASFKELIKWFNYKD